In Oceanispirochaeta sp. M1, the following proteins share a genomic window:
- a CDS encoding carboxymuconolactone decarboxylase family protein — protein sequence MSDNPREMLNDFVNGLGEFGEMKSTQGNVEGFMNLLETTYKEGDAIDPKTKELISIGIAVFSRCLYCIVYHTYKALEAGAKKDEILQAAMVSVAFGGGPAMAYSVTLLKNSIEEFEKDFN from the coding sequence ATGTCAGACAACCCCAGAGAAATGTTAAATGATTTTGTAAACGGCCTTGGTGAATTCGGAGAAATGAAATCTACACAGGGAAATGTAGAAGGTTTCATGAATCTTTTGGAAACTACATACAAGGAAGGCGATGCCATTGATCCCAAAACAAAAGAACTGATAAGTATCGGAATCGCAGTATTCAGCAGATGTTTGTACTGCATTGTTTATCATACATATAAAGCTCTTGAAGCCGGTGCTAAGAAAGATGAGATTCTCCAGGCTGCAATGGTCTCTGTCGCCTTTGGCGGTGGTCCTGCAATGGCTTACAGTGTCACCTTACTGAAGAACAGCATTGAAGAATTCGAAAAAGACTTTAATTAA
- a CDS encoding biotin/lipoyl-binding protein encodes MIVKVKLDKLIKNGKQGKVGKISVKENDPIKIGEKILQVESVKGNTVIKSKINGLIKKIVVTEGATIKVGDSIAEIEKD; translated from the coding sequence ATGATAGTAAAAGTAAAGCTTGATAAGCTTATTAAAAACGGTAAGCAGGGAAAGGTCGGTAAAATTTCAGTAAAGGAAAATGATCCCATAAAGATTGGTGAAAAGATTCTGCAGGTTGAATCCGTTAAGGGTAATACTGTTATTAAATCAAAGATCAACGGTTTAATTAAAAAGATAGTAGTTACAGAAGGTGCAACCATAAAAGTTGGTGATTCCATTGCCGAAATTGAAAAAGACTAA
- a CDS encoding lipoate--protein ligase, whose amino-acid sequence MPKLKKTNNLLFVSKSFEPWFNLAVEEYLTANVKSNQVILYLWQNNNSVVIGSNQNPWKECDVGKIRDSGIKLARRQSGGGAVFHDKGNLNYTFITENGLFDTEKQFSVIINAVKSFGLNAIFSGRNDILINNIKFSGNAFFSNDQASYHHGTLLIDSNLSTLSGILTPSKQKIESKGIDSVRARVMNLKELSRDISIHSMKDRIIESFEKHYGGIDSKTDLTEHSYDSDAFNKMYKTQSSWEWIYGDSPSFEAVHSNKFLWGEIEIGFNLIDGKIINTKTYSDSLITSFGKKLTRALKGVKYDSDNIKKAIDSIEPLENEKQIFSDIKELFEDQCV is encoded by the coding sequence TTGCCGAAATTGAAAAAGACTAATAATCTTTTATTTGTATCAAAGAGTTTTGAACCATGGTTCAATTTGGCGGTCGAAGAGTATTTGACCGCCAATGTTAAAAGCAATCAGGTCATTCTTTATCTCTGGCAAAACAATAATTCAGTAGTTATCGGAAGTAACCAGAACCCCTGGAAGGAATGTGACGTGGGTAAGATCCGTGACAGTGGTATAAAGCTGGCAAGACGTCAGTCCGGTGGGGGTGCTGTATTTCATGATAAGGGGAATTTAAACTATACCTTTATCACAGAAAATGGCTTATTCGATACTGAAAAGCAGTTTTCAGTCATAATTAATGCAGTTAAAAGTTTTGGTCTCAATGCAATATTTTCAGGCCGGAATGATATTTTAATTAATAATATCAAATTCTCAGGGAATGCTTTTTTTTCAAACGACCAGGCATCATATCATCATGGAACCTTATTAATAGACTCAAATCTATCTACTCTTTCCGGGATATTAACCCCGTCGAAACAGAAAATTGAATCCAAGGGGATTGATTCTGTCAGAGCCAGGGTTATGAATCTGAAAGAGTTATCCAGGGATATCTCTATACATAGTATGAAGGACAGAATTATAGAGTCCTTTGAAAAACATTATGGCGGGATTGATAGTAAAACTGATCTGACTGAGCATTCCTATGATTCAGATGCATTCAATAAAATGTATAAAACACAGTCCTCCTGGGAGTGGATATATGGAGATAGTCCTTCCTTTGAAGCCGTTCATAGTAATAAATTTTTATGGGGCGAAATTGAAATCGGATTCAATTTAATTGACGGAAAGATAATCAATACAAAAACTTATTCAGATTCACTTATTACATCCTTTGGGAAAAAGCTTACTAGAGCTTTAAAGGGTGTTAAATATGATTCTGACAATATAAAAAAAGCAATAGACAGCATTGAGCCTTTAGAGAATGAAAAGCAGATATTTTCAGATATTAAAGAGCTTTTCGAGGATCAGTGCGTATAA
- a CDS encoding NAD(P)H-dependent oxidoreductase subunit E: MVKEKKPEIEESLSQEEIQELDKLIDKHGADEEQLIPLLEKVQVLLGYIPVSVQERISNKTGIPPNHIYGVVSFYSYFSMEAKARHRIQVCMGTACYVKGGKEIAEKIEADYNIKLGESTEDGRFTYENARCFGACGLAPILVVDGKIFGKVSIDSVDAILDEYK; the protein is encoded by the coding sequence ATGGTTAAAGAAAAGAAACCGGAAATTGAGGAATCTCTTTCACAGGAGGAAATTCAGGAACTGGACAAATTGATAGATAAACATGGGGCGGATGAAGAGCAATTGATACCCCTACTTGAAAAAGTTCAGGTTCTACTGGGATATATTCCTGTCTCGGTACAGGAAAGGATCTCTAATAAGACAGGAATTCCTCCTAATCATATTTATGGAGTAGTCTCGTTCTATTCCTATTTCTCAATGGAAGCGAAAGCCAGACACAGAATTCAGGTCTGTATGGGAACCGCCTGTTATGTAAAAGGCGGAAAAGAGATCGCCGAAAAAATAGAAGCAGATTACAACATTAAACTTGGCGAAAGCACAGAAGATGGAAGATTTACTTATGAGAATGCCAGATGTTTTGGAGCATGCGGACTGGCTCCGATTTTGGTAGTTGATGGCAAAATATTCGGAAAAGTAAGCATTGACAGTGTCGATGCCATTCTTGATGAGTATAAATAA
- a CDS encoding NuoF family protein — protein sequence MGTKSISDINDIRDKIVNGAEKESAKIYVHMGTCGIASGATEVLESLKKDLKENNIKAAKIIKTGCAGICSKEPLITVAMPGQEPIIYEYMDESKVQRVVREHIISGTVVKDFAFARGMEAEIQERIENKGAPAGQKVLDSSIPGIEEIPFFKLQKQRVMRNRAVIDPNNIEHYIGRDGYQGLIKALSEMSAEDILKTVLDSGIRGRGGAGFPTGLKWKFAAQTENSTKYVLCNADEGDPGAYMDRSVLESDPHSILEGMVIAGKAIGSHKGYVYCRAEYPLAVEILNKAIKTAKKYNLLGENILGTGFDFDIEVYEGAGAFVCGEETALMRSIEGFRGNPRPRPPFPAVAGLKEKPTILNNVETLSNISQIVAKGSDWFKGIGTEKSPGTKVFSITGDINNVGCVEVPIGTKLSSIVNEIGGGMVEGKNFKAAQLGGPSGGCIPLEHLDVEVDYETLQEYGAIMGSGGLIVISDTQSAVDIARFFMQFCQEEACGKCIPGREGTKQMLNILNRIYSGKGRTDDIEKLEELALVIQSTALCALCKTSANPVLSTLRYFRKEYEEAITA from the coding sequence ATGGGTACAAAATCAATATCCGATATTAATGATATTCGAGATAAAATAGTAAATGGTGCTGAGAAAGAATCAGCAAAGATCTATGTTCATATGGGAACCTGCGGAATCGCTTCCGGTGCAACAGAAGTTCTTGAATCTTTGAAAAAAGATCTTAAAGAAAATAACATCAAGGCAGCAAAAATCATTAAAACCGGCTGTGCCGGTATTTGTTCTAAAGAACCATTGATTACCGTGGCAATGCCGGGTCAGGAACCGATCATTTATGAATATATGGATGAGAGTAAAGTCCAAAGGGTTGTCAGGGAGCATATTATATCCGGCACAGTTGTGAAGGATTTCGCATTTGCCAGAGGAATGGAAGCCGAAATACAGGAAAGAATTGAAAACAAAGGAGCTCCTGCCGGTCAGAAAGTTCTTGACAGCAGTATTCCCGGAATAGAGGAAATCCCGTTCTTCAAACTCCAGAAACAGAGAGTTATGCGGAACAGAGCAGTAATCGACCCGAACAACATTGAACATTATATTGGAAGGGATGGATATCAGGGGCTGATTAAAGCACTCTCTGAAATGTCAGCAGAAGATATATTGAAAACTGTTCTGGATTCCGGAATAAGAGGTAGAGGAGGCGCCGGTTTCCCTACAGGTTTAAAATGGAAATTTGCGGCCCAGACTGAAAACAGTACAAAATACGTTCTTTGTAATGCAGATGAGGGAGATCCAGGTGCCTATATGGACAGATCTGTCCTCGAAAGCGATCCCCACAGTATTCTTGAAGGAATGGTTATAGCCGGTAAGGCAATAGGTTCCCATAAGGGTTATGTCTATTGCAGGGCTGAATACCCCCTTGCTGTTGAAATACTGAACAAGGCTATAAAAACTGCAAAAAAATATAATCTTCTGGGAGAAAATATCCTTGGAACGGGCTTTGATTTTGATATAGAAGTCTATGAAGGGGCAGGTGCATTTGTCTGCGGTGAAGAAACAGCCCTGATGAGATCAATTGAAGGCTTCAGAGGGAATCCGAGACCCCGCCCACCCTTTCCCGCCGTAGCAGGTCTTAAAGAAAAACCGACCATCCTTAACAATGTGGAAACCCTGTCAAATATTTCCCAGATTGTTGCAAAGGGCAGCGATTGGTTCAAAGGGATCGGTACTGAAAAGAGTCCCGGGACAAAAGTATTCTCCATCACAGGTGATATTAACAATGTCGGTTGTGTTGAGGTTCCCATTGGAACAAAACTGAGTTCTATTGTCAATGAAATAGGCGGGGGAATGGTTGAAGGTAAAAACTTCAAGGCAGCACAGCTCGGTGGACCTTCCGGAGGCTGCATACCCCTGGAACATCTGGATGTAGAAGTTGATTATGAAACTCTTCAGGAATACGGTGCCATTATGGGCTCCGGCGGATTGATTGTCATAAGTGATACTCAGTCAGCAGTCGATATTGCACGATTCTTTATGCAGTTCTGTCAGGAAGAAGCCTGCGGAAAATGTATTCCCGGTAGAGAGGGAACCAAGCAGATGCTGAATATTCTGAACAGGATATACAGTGGAAAAGGCAGGACGGACGACATTGAGAAGCTCGAAGAACTTGCCCTTGTTATTCAGAGTACAGCCTTATGTGCTTTGTGTAAGACATCTGCTAATCCGGTTTTGAGTACACTGAGATACTTCAGAAAAGAATATGAAGAAGCTATTACAGCTTAA
- a CDS encoding 2Fe-2S iron-sulfur cluster-binding protein: protein MIISLRSISYDDLKSQLSENDRILIISCNTCVVSCGIAGNGPMTTLEGMLKADGYNVLGKDLLSIGCTLNIVEKHKNDRIKKEMYDEATVIIPLICENGLEGIESVFYDKKVISMSKTLGTGNFTMDRGVVLTNPLESTGLEQSDEGYDLYELAEKLDLYADFFDEDEAAPQDKNYVNLTINGEEVTAEEGQNLLQVCGENGIFVPHLCYDEEISTAGVCRLCLVKVEGMRGHVPSCCTLVKEGMVAVTEDAELIACRRVILELILASNSHNCLTCSKGIPNLLGSCELQALMRRYGIEGSRYDENPHKAAVDNSSPIISFDSNRCVLCGRCVRACDELAGLRNIGFVNRGSETVVAAGLNTTMDQSACAACMACVSACPTGALTEKYLHFKGKDWEPVKVFSDSLE from the coding sequence ATGATAATATCTCTTAGATCCATAAGCTATGATGACTTGAAAAGTCAGCTTTCTGAAAATGACAGAATACTCATTATCAGCTGTAATACCTGTGTTGTAAGCTGCGGCATTGCCGGAAACGGTCCAATGACAACACTCGAAGGAATGTTGAAAGCCGACGGTTACAATGTTCTTGGAAAAGACCTGCTCAGTATCGGGTGTACCCTGAATATTGTTGAAAAGCATAAAAACGACAGAATAAAGAAAGAGATGTATGACGAAGCAACAGTCATAATACCTCTGATTTGTGAAAACGGTTTAGAGGGGATTGAATCGGTTTTCTATGATAAAAAAGTCATCTCCATGTCAAAGACTCTGGGAACCGGAAATTTCACAATGGACAGAGGCGTTGTACTTACCAATCCTTTAGAGAGCACTGGACTCGAACAGTCTGATGAAGGTTATGATCTTTATGAATTGGCAGAAAAATTAGATCTTTATGCTGATTTCTTCGATGAAGATGAAGCAGCACCCCAGGATAAGAATTATGTGAATCTTACCATAAACGGAGAAGAAGTAACTGCCGAAGAGGGTCAGAATCTTCTTCAGGTTTGCGGCGAAAACGGAATTTTTGTGCCTCACCTGTGCTACGATGAAGAGATTTCAACCGCAGGAGTCTGTCGATTATGTCTCGTTAAAGTCGAAGGGATGAGAGGTCATGTCCCTTCATGCTGTACCCTGGTAAAAGAAGGGATGGTTGCAGTAACAGAAGATGCAGAGCTCATAGCCTGCCGCCGTGTGATACTGGAACTTATTCTTGCATCAAACAGCCACAACTGCCTTACCTGTTCAAAGGGTATTCCCAATCTGCTTGGAAGCTGCGAACTTCAGGCTCTGATGAGAAGATATGGTATAGAGGGCAGCCGGTATGATGAAAATCCCCATAAGGCAGCAGTAGATAACTCCAGCCCCATTATCTCCTTTGATTCAAACAGATGTGTATTATGCGGCAGATGTGTAAGAGCATGTGATGAACTGGCAGGACTCAGAAACATCGGATTTGTTAACAGAGGATCTGAAACAGTTGTTGCGGCAGGATTGAATACGACAATGGATCAGAGTGCCTGTGCGGCATGTATGGCCTGTGTCAGTGCCTGTCCCACAGGAGCGCTGACAGAAAAATATCTTCATTTTAAAGGAAAAGACTGGGAACCTGTTAAGGTCTTCAGCGACAGTTTAGAATAG
- a CDS encoding uroporphyrinogen decarboxylase family protein — MKSRERVKKAISAGKVDRIPHFLPDGKENDLIWLWMDKPAPLVDWTNDGDQDFMTDCWGVSFKRMAGGVLGRGEVSEAALKDISKQEDFPFPDLNNPIYLQKAADIIKDNELLDDPKYCLGVMPFSSMNEGIHNITGIESMFLAYYEDPDQLKALIARFAAAQRESMRQLKAIGCDGVMAYDDWGLQNSLMISLDMIREFFLPHYRENWAYAHELGMDVWLHSCGYILELLPDLIDAGLNVVQMDQQENMGIENLADKVDGKLSFWCPVDIQRTMVEGTNEDIDLYVKRMVETLGRNHNGLISMAYTTPDDINHTAEKIKIMCDAFRRYGKY; from the coding sequence ATGAAATCGAGAGAGCGAGTTAAAAAAGCTATTTCAGCAGGAAAAGTGGATAGAATCCCCCATTTTCTGCCCGATGGGAAGGAAAATGATCTCATATGGTTGTGGATGGATAAACCTGCTCCTCTTGTGGATTGGACCAATGACGGAGATCAGGACTTTATGACCGACTGCTGGGGTGTAAGCTTCAAAAGGATGGCCGGTGGTGTTCTGGGGCGTGGAGAGGTTTCTGAAGCCGCCTTGAAAGATATATCCAAACAGGAAGATTTTCCTTTTCCGGATTTAAATAATCCCATATATCTACAGAAAGCAGCAGATATAATCAAAGATAATGAATTGCTGGATGATCCCAAATATTGTCTTGGGGTCATGCCCTTTTCTTCAATGAATGAAGGAATTCATAATATTACAGGTATTGAGTCCATGTTTCTGGCCTATTACGAAGATCCGGATCAACTAAAGGCCCTTATTGCCAGGTTTGCTGCTGCACAGCGCGAATCAATGAGACAGTTGAAGGCCATCGGCTGTGATGGAGTGATGGCTTACGATGACTGGGGTCTTCAGAATAGTCTTATGATAAGTCTGGATATGATCCGTGAGTTCTTTCTCCCTCATTACAGAGAGAACTGGGCCTATGCCCATGAGCTGGGCATGGATGTATGGCTTCATTCATGCGGGTATATTCTGGAGCTGCTGCCTGATTTAATCGATGCCGGATTGAATGTTGTTCAGATGGATCAGCAGGAAAATATGGGTATTGAAAATCTGGCTGACAAGGTAGATGGAAAACTGTCATTCTGGTGTCCTGTCGATATTCAGAGAACAATGGTAGAAGGGACAAATGAAGATATCGATCTGTATGTAAAACGGATGGTGGAAACTCTGGGGAGAAACCATAATGGTCTGATCAGTATGGCCTATACAACTCCGGATGATATCAATCATACCGCTGAGAAAATCAAAATCATGTGTGATGCCTTCCGCCGATACGGAAAGTACTAA
- a CDS encoding oxidoreductase produces the protein MAKNRWTNNNIGDLTGQIAIITGANTGLGKETAAILASKNATVIMAVRNTMKGEKAALEIQNQFIKSKIRVMELDLSSLRSIKGFAHCILKEYKQINYLINNAGVMVPPYSKTEDGFELQFGTNHLGHFALTGHLIAILKATPNSRIVNVSSIAHSSGNIDFDDLNWEKREYNASSSYGDSKIANLYFTYELARKVKESDLKVIAAHPGWTATDLQRNSGLFSFLNPFFAQKPAMGALPTLRAAIDPEAQNGDYFGPDGFKEIKGYPVKVESNELSHDGEIAARLWHISEEMTGVNF, from the coding sequence ATGGCCAAAAATAGATGGACAAATAATAATATAGGCGATTTAACGGGACAGATAGCAATTATTACAGGGGCAAATACTGGATTGGGAAAAGAGACTGCAGCAATTCTAGCCAGTAAAAATGCAACAGTTATCATGGCAGTTAGAAATACAATGAAAGGTGAAAAAGCTGCACTGGAAATTCAGAATCAATTTATAAAATCTAAAATAAGAGTGATGGAACTGGATCTCTCGAGTTTAAGATCAATAAAAGGTTTTGCTCACTGTATTTTAAAAGAATATAAGCAGATAAATTATTTAATTAACAATGCCGGTGTAATGGTACCACCCTACTCTAAAACAGAAGATGGGTTTGAATTACAATTCGGCACAAATCATCTCGGTCATTTTGCCCTGACAGGGCATCTCATAGCTATCTTAAAAGCAACGCCTAATTCCAGAATCGTCAATGTATCCAGTATCGCCCATAGTTCGGGTAATATTGATTTCGATGATCTCAACTGGGAAAAACGAGAGTATAACGCTTCTTCATCCTATGGGGATTCTAAGATAGCCAATCTATATTTTACCTACGAATTAGCCCGTAAAGTAAAAGAATCGGATCTAAAAGTGATTGCGGCGCATCCAGGATGGACGGCTACAGACTTGCAGAGGAATTCAGGATTATTTTCTTTTCTTAATCCCTTCTTTGCACAGAAACCGGCAATGGGAGCACTTCCCACTTTGCGTGCAGCCATAGACCCGGAGGCGCAGAATGGAGACTATTTCGGACCCGATGGCTTCAAGGAAATAAAGGGCTATCCGGTTAAAGTTGAATCCAATGAGTTATCTCATGATGGTGAGATTGCTGCCAGGCTTTGGCATATATCTGAAGAAATGACAGGGGTCAATTTTTAG
- a CDS encoding DUF1858 domain-containing protein yields MIISPKTRVFDILEEYGDIASVMMAMGVEPVAKFSIRRFITRFINVRMAAFVHKVELNEFIDKINKAIEEKEQE; encoded by the coding sequence ATGATTATTAGTCCCAAAACAAGAGTTTTTGATATTCTTGAAGAATATGGTGATATTGCGAGTGTCATGATGGCTATGGGTGTTGAACCTGTTGCCAAATTTTCTATTCGTCGGTTTATTACAAGATTTATAAATGTCAGAATGGCTGCATTTGTACATAAAGTCGAATTAAATGAATTTATTGATAAAATCAATAAGGCAATAGAAGAAAAAGAGCAGGAATGA
- a CDS encoding LysR substrate-binding domain-containing protein — MITLIINQLTQPELSGLVKVGTPEDYTTRFLPEILAGFSRIYPNVQVEVSVLSSHNLIHLIKNEKLDLALTSTSEPTFQDSLLLRHEPSVWVVSPNHDIEEVRPIPLALFPTHDCLFRIWAVRELEKAGIDYRIAYTSESILGHIAAVSAGLAIAVMSESIVPKNLKIIAENTIFPKLPHSDIYLRKNQSANNPAIDLLADRIVKAFQNIRPD; from the coding sequence TTGATTACTCTAATCATAAATCAGTTAACGCAGCCTGAATTATCTGGTTTGGTAAAAGTCGGGACTCCCGAAGATTATACAACGCGATTTCTTCCTGAAATACTTGCTGGATTTTCACGGATCTATCCGAATGTTCAGGTCGAAGTTTCAGTTCTCTCAAGTCATAATTTAATTCACTTGATCAAAAATGAGAAACTTGATTTGGCCTTAACATCAACCTCAGAGCCAACATTTCAAGATTCCTTATTGCTTCGTCATGAACCGTCTGTTTGGGTAGTCTCACCAAATCATGATATTGAAGAAGTTAGACCTATTCCACTAGCACTTTTCCCTACTCATGATTGTCTGTTCAGAATTTGGGCCGTTCGCGAGCTAGAAAAGGCTGGAATTGATTATCGTATTGCCTATACCAGTGAAAGTATTTTAGGACATATAGCTGCAGTATCAGCCGGGCTTGCTATTGCTGTGATGAGTGAGAGCATTGTTCCCAAAAATCTGAAGATTATTGCCGAAAATACTATTTTTCCGAAACTTCCACATTCTGATATTTATTTACGCAAAAATCAGTCGGCCAATAATCCTGCAATTGATTTATTAGCTGACAGAATAGTTAAGGCTTTTCAGAATATTCGTCCAGATTGA
- a CDS encoding DUF1127 domain-containing protein, whose protein sequence is MIRVIKGIQKHHHNIQELRDFNDRELSDLGLSRVDIEKTSPDSLFRDSALIDRWRN, encoded by the coding sequence ATGATTAGAGTAATCAAAGGGATTCAGAAACATCACCACAACATTCAAGAGTTACGAGACTTCAATGACCGGGAACTATCAGATCTTGGATTAAGCCGAGTCGATATTGAGAAAACAAGTCCAGATTCGTTATTTAGGGATTCAGCCCTAATAGACAGATGGAGAAATTAA
- a CDS encoding type II toxin-antitoxin system RelE/ParE family toxin — protein MPKIIFTESYEKSVSKFIKKHPKLINQYSKTLQLLELNPNHPSLRLHRLKGNLSELHSVSINMTYRITIEFIIQEDQIIPIHVGTHDEAYK, from the coding sequence ATGCCTAAGATTATATTTACTGAAAGCTATGAGAAAAGTGTCTCAAAGTTTATTAAGAAGCATCCAAAATTAATTAATCAGTATAGTAAAACACTACAATTATTAGAATTAAATCCAAATCATCCATCATTAAGACTACACAGACTGAAAGGTAATTTATCAGAATTGCATAGTGTATCTATAAATATGACTTATCGAATTACAATTGAATTTATAATACAAGAAGACCAGATCATACCGATTCATGTAGGTACTCATGATGAGGCATACAAATAA
- a CDS encoding type II toxin-antitoxin system Phd/YefM family antitoxin — MINNITANDLKVKGVSLIDQIVTSDNEAVITVRGKSKYVVLSIDEYNHLRECELEAALIESKRDIADGRILPGTIEDHIKRIENA; from the coding sequence ATGATAAATAATATTACAGCCAATGATTTAAAAGTAAAAGGTGTCTCATTAATCGATCAAATAGTTACATCTGACAATGAAGCAGTAATTACGGTTCGAGGTAAAAGTAAATATGTTGTTCTTTCAATAGATGAATATAACCATCTTAGGGAATGTGAGCTTGAGGCTGCCTTGATTGAAAGCAAAAGAGATATTGCTGATGGCAGGATTCTCCCTGGTACTATTGAAGATCATATAAAAAGAATTGAAAATGCCTAA